A single window of Ovis aries strain OAR_USU_Benz2616 breed Rambouillet chromosome 24, ARS-UI_Ramb_v3.0, whole genome shotgun sequence DNA harbors:
- the GJC3 gene encoding gap junction gamma-3 protein: MCGSFLRRVAAEESRHPTPVGRLLLPALLGLRLVLLAAGGTGVFGGGEEQSEFVCHTQQAGCKAVCYDAFHPLSPLRFWAFQVTLVAVPSALYMGFILYHVIWHWEASEKVKTEEEMLSRPGEKGREASGAGSSRLLWAYVAQLGVRLALEGAALGGQYHLYGFRMPSSFVCRLEPCLGSTNCYLSRPSEKTIFLKTMFGVTGLCLLFTLLELVLLGLGRWWRIWRHKSPSSNYSPTSESAKRRKAPTDNFPVVEIRERPGGAGERGSEVPLSARP; encoded by the coding sequence ATGTGCGGCAGCTTCCTGAGGCGGGTGGCGGCGGAGGAGAGCCGGCACCCCACCCCCGTGGGCCGCCTCCTGCTTCCCGCGCTCCTGGGGCTCCGCCTGGTGCTGCTGGCCGCCGGCGGGACGGGGGTGTTCGGCGGCGGTGAGGAGCAGAGCGAGTTCGTGTGTCACACCCAGCAGGCGGGCTGCAAGGCCGTGTGCTACGATGCCTTCCACCCCCTCTCCCCCCTGCGCTTCTGGGCCTTCCAGGTCACGCTGGTGGCGGTGCCCAGCGCCCTCTACATGGGTTTCATTCTGTATCACGTCATCTGGCACTGGGAGGCATCGGAAAAGGTGAAGACGGAAGAGGAGATGCTGAGCCGCCCAGGGGAGAAGGGCAGAGAGGCCTCAGGGGCTGGCAGCTCCAGGCTGCTCTGGGCCTACGTGGCACAGCTCGGGGTGCGACTGGCCCTTGAGGGGGCAGCCTTGGGGGGCCAGTACCACCTGTACGGGTTCAGGATGCCCAGCTCCTTTGTGTGTCGTCTAGAGCCCTGCCTTGGTAGTACCAACTGTTACCTCTCTCGCCCCTCTGAGAAGACCATCTTCTTGAAGACCATGTTTGGGGTCACGGGGCTCTGTCTCTTGTTCACGCTTTTGGAGCTTGTCCTCCTGGGcctggggagatggtggaggatcTGGAGGCACAAATCCCCCTCTTCTAATTACTCCCCGACTTCAGAGAGTGCCAAAAGACGCAAGGCACCCACTGATAATTTCCCAGTGGTAGAAATAAGAGAACGGCCCGGAGGAGCAGGCGAGAGGGGGTCTGAGGTCCCTCTTTCTGCCCGCCCCTGA